Proteins from a single region of Acetonema longum DSM 6540:
- the tnpB gene encoding IS66 family insertion sequence element accessory protein TnpB (TnpB, as the term is used for proteins encoded by IS66 family insertion elements, is considered an accessory protein, since TnpC, encoded by a neighboring gene, is a DDE family transposase.), which produces MLGDLSRAERIYLACGYTDLRQSIDGLAATVPQRFHLDPFSNSLFLFCGRRCDRIKALFWEGDGFVLLYKRLEAGRFQWPREESEVKHITTQQFRWLLEGLNIEQPKAHKPVQGIQLI; this is translated from the coding sequence ATGCTAGGAGATCTCTCCCGGGCTGAGCGGATTTACCTGGCCTGCGGCTATACCGACCTGCGCCAATCCATCGACGGCCTGGCGGCCACTGTGCCGCAACGCTTTCACTTAGACCCGTTCTCCAACAGCCTGTTCCTGTTTTGCGGCCGCCGCTGTGACCGCATCAAGGCGCTCTTTTGGGAAGGGGACGGCTTCGTGCTGTTGTACAAAAGGCTGGAAGCGGGCCGCTTTCAATGGCCCAGGGAGGAAAGTGAAGTTAAACACATTACCACCCAACAGTTCCGCTGGCTGCTGGAAGGCTTGAACATCGAACAGCCCAAAGCCCATAAACCGGTTCAGGGAATCCAACTGATTTAA
- a CDS encoding transposase, translating into MRTVTEQPTPLEETMTVNRAHYEALQAENAQLNQKVNWLMEQMRLARHKRFGSSSEKSQYDALNLFNEAEVTADHKRPEPDLTAVQTHYRRKTKESRDRL; encoded by the coding sequence ATGAGAACTGTGACGGAACAACCCACTCCCCTGGAAGAAACCATGACCGTGAACCGTGCCCATTATGAGGCCTTACAGGCGGAAAATGCCCAGTTGAACCAGAAGGTCAATTGGCTGATGGAGCAAATGCGCCTGGCACGCCATAAGCGCTTTGGCTCTTCCAGTGAGAAAAGTCAATATGACGCCCTGAACCTGTTTAACGAAGCGGAAGTCACTGCGGATCACAAGCGGCCCGAGCCTGACCTAACGGCAGTGCAGACCCATTACCGCAGAAAAACCAAGGAAAGCCGGGATAGGCTG